The DNA sequence AATCCAGCCGTCCGGCATCACGAATCGCCGCAGTTTCACCGTGGTTGTAGGGGTGATTCTCCTGCACCAGCGTATTGTGGCCCTTCCCAACGATTCGGCGCGTGACATTATCGACGATCACCGCACCGATGGGGCAGCCGCCCTCGTCATCACTTTTCTTCGCCAGCAATACCGCAATGCGCATCAAATCGGCATCACGCAGTCGCCGGGAAAACGTTTCATCCATCAGCACCGGCAAGCTTGCCGTCGGCATATGGGCAACGGCGGTGAGCACCTCATCCGTAACCGGGGTAAGGCTGTCAAACAGTGCATTCATGGTTAGTATCCTTCTCTCCTGTGCCCACTTTTATTGCGACAGTTTTTTCGGTTTTGCCAGCCATTCATGGCCTTTCAACATGACTTGCCAGTAGAGCATCGGCAGTTGTTTTGCCTTTAGCCACCAGGCTGCCCGGGTGGCTTTAGTGCCGTCATTCACCCAGGTCGGAAAAGTCGGCTGTAGCTCACCGCCATAGCCGAATTCAGCGAGGACAATCCGGCCCCGCTCGACGGTGAGCGGACAAGATCCATAGCCGAGATATTCAGCCGTCAGCGGCTGGCCATTGAGATGGGCGATCAGGTTTTCGGCCACCACGGGTGCCTGCTTGCGAACGGCAGCGGCGGTTTTGGCATTGGTTGTGCCGCTGACGTCCCCCAGGCCAAAAATATTTTCATGATGGCTATGACGGAGCGTATCGCTCTTTAGATCCAGCCAGCCGGCTTCGTTAGCCAGGCTGGATTCGCGGATGAAAGCAGGTGCCCGCTGGGGGGGGACTGCGTGAAGCATATCAAAGCTGATTTCCCGGTCCTGGCTAACACCCTCGGTATCCAAAATGCGAAACACCGCTTTCTGAGCAGGACCGTTAACCGAGACCAGGTTACTCTGGTAATTGACATCAATTCCGTAATGGTCGATATACGACTGCAATGCCGGCACATATTCCGGCACACCAAATAACACTGCGCCAGCATTGTGGAACTGAACCGAGAGGTTATCCAGCGCATCATTGCGACGCCAGTGATCCGATGACAGGTACAGGGCTTTCTGGGGGGCACCGGCACATTTAATAGGCATTGGCGGCTGGCTGAACAACGCAGTGCCTTTTTTCAGTCGCTGGACCATTTCCCAGGTGTATTGAGCCATACCCTCCTGATAATTGGAGGTGACACCATTTTGTCCCAGACTTTCCTTCAACCCCTCAATGCCAGCCCAGTTCAGTTCCAGCCCGGGAGCAAGCACCAGAGCCTTGTACCCCAGAACCGTGCCATCCGAGAGCGTTACACAATTCTGATCCGGTTCCAGGGATACAACCTGTTGTTGATGCCAAGTGACAAAATCGGGCATCACCTTGGCCATCGCCTTGGCCGTGATTTCCGGGCTAAAGACGCCTCCACCCACCATGGTCCATCCGGGCTGATAATGGTGTGTATCCGACGGTTCAATAATGGCTATTTCCAGTTTTCGGTCACGTTTGTGGAGGCTGGCCGCCACCGCAATACCCCCGGCACCGCCACCGACAATCAGGACGGAATAGGTTTTTTCGGGCTGCACGTGATGTGGGTCTTTATTACTCATGACAAGGGCCTCCTGTTTTTATACCAAACCTTTTCACTTGAATGACGGGATAGACGCCACTTAAATTTAGTTATATGCATATATCATAATAGAATAAGTAGTCTAGCAAGGGCAGACTTGACTGAACACCCTACAGAGAGGCAATGATGCCACCCCGAAGGCTGGCGACCTGCTGAATGCCGGCCTCAGTCAGAATCGATACGGCCATCGCTGAACGTCGCCCGGACCGACACAGGGCCACTACCGGCCTCTCGCTCGGTACATCTGCTACCTGCTGCCGAAGTTTGTCCAGGGGGATTAGCAGGTCAGACTGGAGAACTGGAGAATTATCCGAGCGAACCTCATCGATATCCCGCACATCCAGCAGTGTGACCTCTGAACGGTGGGACTGCAGCCAGTCAATATCCACCTCCGGGACACCGGCATAGGTCACTTTGATATCACCCCAATCAGGCTCTTCCGGCAACAAACCATTTTCCGGACAACCACTGCGATGATTGGCGGGAACTGCCTCGTCAATTTTCTTGGGGTGCGGCAGTTTCATGGCATGCATGTATTCAACAAAGTCATGCTCGTCGGCACCCCCGCCGACACGGGCGTTAAAGGCTTTTTCTTCACCGATGGTACTCTGGGTTCTGCCGTTGTAATCGTGTGCGGGATAGACCATATAGTGATCGGGCAGACTAAAGAGCTTTTCCGTGATCGAGTGGAACAGGTTGTGGGCACTGCCCTCTTGAAAATCACTGCGGCCACAGCCGCGTATCAACAGCGTATCGCCGGTAAAAACCATTGACTGATCTTCCAGCACATAGCTCATGCAGCCATTGGTGTGCCCGGGGGTTGACAGGGCTTTCAGCTGAATACCGTCAACACCAAAAACCTGCCCATCTTCCAGAGCGAGATTGACGTGCTCCGCGCCGATCACTTTTGCCGAAGCAATCTGGCAACCAGTCTTTTGCTGCAATAACCAGGCTGCTGTCACATGGTCGGCATGGGCATGGGTATCCACCACCAGCGCCAGTGACAGATTAAGCTCCCGCAGAAGTGCCATATCCCGCTGGGCCTGCTCGAACACGGGGTCGATAAGAATCGCCCGCAGGGTGGTTTCATCGGCCAGCAGATACGTATAGGTGGAGGAGGTGTTATCAAATAACTGCCTGAATAACATAAAACATCCTTCTATTGATGGTTGTATCTGGTTGATTATGGTTGAATCTGACTGATCTTGCATAAGACAAAACAATTGGACGAGCGTTTATCGCCAAGCGTACATATCTGTGTAAAATGTTTGCTTACCCTTCGTGGTGCCGGATGTTCTAACCTTCCCGACACCCGCCTTACAAAAGTGTTCGTTGATCCTATGAAAACTACCGCCAGACTGATAACTGTTATTGTCGTGCTAACCCTGATTCTGGGCAGCCTGTTCGCCTGGAAAATGCAACAGATAAAGCAGCAGCAAACCCTGATGAGCCAGGCTCCGCCACCCTCGGTGGTAGAGGCAACCCGCGTGGTGGAAGATTCCTGGCCGCAGTCGCTCTCGGCAATTGGTAGCGTTCGGGCAGTCAACGGTATACGGATTGCCAATGAAATGGCGGGTGTGGTTGAGCACATTGAATTTGAATCCGGCCAGCAGGTCAGCGCCGGTGATCTGCTTCTGAAACTCAACACCGATACTGATCAGGCCGCTTTGGAAACCCTGAAAGCCGAACAGCGGCTGGCCCTTCAGCAATTCGAGCGCTATTCCAACCTGATCCGGGGGAAAACCATTTCGCAGTCAGCCTTTGACGAAGCAAAAGCCACCCTGGAAGCCGCTGAGGCCAGGGTTCACGAACAACAGGCTATTTTGAACAAGAAGCGTATCCGTGCTCCTTTCGACAGCATTATCGGGCTGCGCATGGTCGACCTCGGTCAGTTTCTTGAAGTGGGCACCCCCATCGTCCAGCTCAGCATGCTCGATCCCATCTATGTGGATTTTACAATTCCCGAACGGGACCTTCCTCGCATCAGCGTGGGGGACAGGGTTGAAGTCCGTGTCGCCGCCCATCCAGGACAACTGTTCACTGGCGCAGTGCTGGCCCTGGAGACATCCGTCAGCACAGAAAGCAGAACCCTTACCGTGCGCGCCGAATTACCCAACCCGGAACATCGGCTGCGACCGGGAATGTTTGCCAATGTCAGTACCTATCGCGGCCAGCAGGATCGGGTACTCACCCTGCCGCGCACGGCAATTTCCTACAACACCTATGGCGACTTTGTGTTTGTCATCGAGTCTGGAGAAGATCAGCGAAAAGCAGTGCAGCGGCGCAGTGTCACTACTGGTGAAGTCCGGGACGGCAGGGTATCTGTCACCAGCGGTGTAAAGAAAGATGAACAGGTGGTTGCCACCGGCCTGCTGCGACTGCGCAATGGCCAGGCCGTTGAGATTGTCGACTCGGTGACCTCCGACAAGGCTGCCAACTGATGCGTTTTACGGATATTTTTGTTCGCCGACCGGTGCTGGCCACCGTGGTCAGCTTGCTCATTCTTCTGATGGGGTTGCGCGCAATTCTTGAACTGGAGGTCCGTCAGTACCCGGAGCTGGAGAGCACAACGGTAACGGTCTCCACGGCCTATCCCGGGGCGGACTCAGAACTGGTCAAGGGTTTCGTGACCATCCCGTTGCAGCAGGCCATTGCTGAGGCCGAGGGGATAGATTACCTATCTTCCACCAGCCAGCAGGGCATCTCGACCATTGAGGCCCGAATGGTCCTGAACTACGACGCCAATGATGCACTGGCAGAAATTCAAGCCAAGGTTGCCTCGAAGAGGGATGTGTTGCCGGAGGCCGTGCGAGACCCGGTGATCAGCTCCACCACCGGGGACAGTACCGCGCTGATGTATATCGCTTTCTACAGCGACACCATCAAGGTTCCACAGATCACTGACTACCTTACCCGACAGGTGCAGCCGAGACTGCAGGCACTGGCCGGGGTTGGCAAGGCCGAATTGATGGGCAGAACCTTTGCCCAGCGGGTCTGGATTGATCCGCAGCGACTGGCCGCAATCGACATGACCCCGCGCGACCTGATCGAGATTCTACTGAACAACAATTATCTCGCCGGTATTGGCAGCACCCGGGACGAACTGGTGCGTATCGACCTGACCAGCAACACCGACGTCAACAATCCGGAGCAATTCCGCAACCTGGTCATTAAACAGACCGACGACAGTATCATTCGTCTCGGCGATATCGCCCGCAGCGAGCTGGGATCACAGACTTACGACTCCATCAATAACTACAAAGGCAAGCCCTCAACCTACATCGCCATCGAGATCGCACCGGGCGCCAACCCTCTGGATGTTGCCGCACTGGTACGCGCTGAATTGCCGGATATTCGATCACAGCTGCCCGAAGGCATGCTGGTGGAACTGCCCTACGATGCCTCGGAATTTATCGACAGCTCCATCAAGGAGGTCATCAAGACGCTGGGCGAAGCGGTGATTATCGTCCTGCTGGTGATCTTTCTGACATTAGGCTCCCTGCGGGCAGCCATTGTTCCATCCATAGCCGTACCGCTATCGCTGATTGGCGGTGCACTGATCATGTTGATGCTGGGCTTTTCGCTCAACCTGCTGACACTGCTGGCAATGGTGCTGGCCATTGGGCTGGTGGTGGATGATGCCATTATTATTGTAGAAAACGTTCACCGCCATATCGAAAACGGCGAAAGTCGCTTTGAAGCAGCACTGAACGGTGCTAGGGAAATGGCAACTCCGATTATTGCCATGACCACCACCCTGGTAGCTGTCTATGCACCGATCGGCTTCATGGGCGGGTTGGTTGGCTCCCTGTTCACCGAGTTTGCCTTCACGCTGGCAGGTGCCGTATTGATATCCGGGGTGGTCGCCCTGACGCTCTCCCCCATGATATCCGGCAAGATACTCAAGCCCCACGGCAACCCGTCCCGCTTCGAGGGATTTGTCGAGCGCAGCTTCAACCGGCTCGCCAGCGGTTATCAGCGTTCACTGGCTTTTGTACTGCAGTCGGTATGGGTCGTGGTTTTTTTCGCGCTGGTACTTCTCGCATCCATCTATTTCATGTTGCAGCTGAGCCAGAATGAGCTGGCACCGCCAGAGGATCAGGGCATTCTGCTGTTTATGGGAACGGCACCCCAAACGGCAACACTGGAATATATGGAAGGTTACGGCAACCAGATGCAGGAGATTTTTGAAGAACTGCCGGGTTACGACGAGACCTTTCTGTTGATTGGCCGAGGCAGTGCCAACTCCATGTTCGGTGGCTTCAAGATGAAACCCTGGGACGAGCGGGAGATATCCCAGTTCGAAGTGGAACCCCTGATGCAGCAGGCCATGTCCAGAATCCCCGGCGTGCGCATTTCTGTGTTTCCCCGCCCGCCGATACCGGGAGCCGGCAATGGCCTGCCGCTGCAGTTTGTGATTACCTCGGGCAAAAGTTATGAGGAGATTGATACGCTGGCCGATGAGCTGCTGGGAAGCGCCATGGCCAGCGGCAACTTCATGTTCCTGCAGAAGTCCATTGAGATCAATCGCCCGATCAACAAGATTGTGATCGACCGCGACCGGGCCGCTGACCTGGGGCTCTCTATGGGCGATATCGGTCGCTCGCTATCCAATATGCTCGGTGGCGGCTACATCAACCGCTTTAACATGCAGGGCCGTTCCTATGAGGTGATTCCTCAGGTGGAGCGCAGCGCCCGGGCGTCAATAGACGATCTGAAAAACTACTATATCCGGGCCGATTCGGGTGACCTGATTCCACTTAGTAATCTGGTGGATTTCGAGCAGCAGGTCGAACCTTCGTCCCGCACCCAGCATAACCAGCTTAATGCCATCGCGCTCGAGGGTGTCACCCAACCCGGTGTCGCCATGGGTGATGCCATCACATTTCTTGAGCGAAAAGCAGCCGAGCTGTTTCCGGCGGGCTTCAATTACGACTACAAAGGGCAGTCGCGGCAGTTCAAACAACAGGGCGGTGCCCTGATGGTGACTTTTTTCCTCTCCCTGCTGGTAATTTATCTGGTGCTTGCCGCTCAGTTTGAAAGTTGGCGCGATCCGATCATCATCCTGGTCACAGTGCCGCTGTCAGTGGCCGGGGCTATGGCATTTATCATGATGGGCGCGGCAACCATGAATATTTACACCCAGGTGGGCCTGATCACACTGATCGGCGTGGTCAGTAAGAACGGCATTCTGATCGTGGAATTTGCCAACCAGCTGCAGGCCGA is a window from the Porticoccus hydrocarbonoclasticus MCTG13d genome containing:
- a CDS encoding NAD(P)/FAD-dependent oxidoreductase, which gives rise to MSNKDPHHVQPEKTYSVLIVGGGAGGIAVAASLHKRDRKLEIAIIEPSDTHHYQPGWTMVGGGVFSPEITAKAMAKVMPDFVTWHQQQVVSLEPDQNCVTLSDGTVLGYKALVLAPGLELNWAGIEGLKESLGQNGVTSNYQEGMAQYTWEMVQRLKKGTALFSQPPMPIKCAGAPQKALYLSSDHWRRNDALDNLSVQFHNAGAVLFGVPEYVPALQSYIDHYGIDVNYQSNLVSVNGPAQKAVFRILDTEGVSQDREISFDMLHAVPPQRAPAFIRESSLANEAGWLDLKSDTLRHSHHENIFGLGDVSGTTNAKTAAAVRKQAPVVAENLIAHLNGQPLTAEYLGYGSCPLTVERGRIVLAEFGYGGELQPTFPTWVNDGTKATRAAWWLKAKQLPMLYWQVMLKGHEWLAKPKKLSQ
- a CDS encoding efflux RND transporter periplasmic adaptor subunit — its product is MKTTARLITVIVVLTLILGSLFAWKMQQIKQQQTLMSQAPPPSVVEATRVVEDSWPQSLSAIGSVRAVNGIRIANEMAGVVEHIEFESGQQVSAGDLLLKLNTDTDQAALETLKAEQRLALQQFERYSNLIRGKTISQSAFDEAKATLEAAEARVHEQQAILNKKRIRAPFDSIIGLRMVDLGQFLEVGTPIVQLSMLDPIYVDFTIPERDLPRISVGDRVEVRVAAHPGQLFTGAVLALETSVSTESRTLTVRAELPNPEHRLRPGMFANVSTYRGQQDRVLTLPRTAISYNTYGDFVFVIESGEDQRKAVQRRSVTTGEVRDGRVSVTSGVKKDEQVVATGLLRLRNGQAVEIVDSVTSDKAAN
- a CDS encoding nucleoside deaminase, with product MNALFDSLTPVTDEVLTAVAHMPTASLPVLMDETFSRRLRDADLMRIAVLLAKKSDDEGGCPIGAVIVDNVTRRIVGKGHNTLVQENHPYNHGETAAIRDAGRLDFSRTTLFTSLSPCDVCATLLHMRGFARVVVGDVSNASGAERLLRSKGVQVDILEDPVGVVLYARFRAEQPVLESEDWLGLAATHKC
- a CDS encoding efflux RND transporter permease subunit, yielding MRFTDIFVRRPVLATVVSLLILLMGLRAILELEVRQYPELESTTVTVSTAYPGADSELVKGFVTIPLQQAIAEAEGIDYLSSTSQQGISTIEARMVLNYDANDALAEIQAKVASKRDVLPEAVRDPVISSTTGDSTALMYIAFYSDTIKVPQITDYLTRQVQPRLQALAGVGKAELMGRTFAQRVWIDPQRLAAIDMTPRDLIEILLNNNYLAGIGSTRDELVRIDLTSNTDVNNPEQFRNLVIKQTDDSIIRLGDIARSELGSQTYDSINNYKGKPSTYIAIEIAPGANPLDVAALVRAELPDIRSQLPEGMLVELPYDASEFIDSSIKEVIKTLGEAVIIVLLVIFLTLGSLRAAIVPSIAVPLSLIGGALIMLMLGFSLNLLTLLAMVLAIGLVVDDAIIIVENVHRHIENGESRFEAALNGAREMATPIIAMTTTLVAVYAPIGFMGGLVGSLFTEFAFTLAGAVLISGVVALTLSPMISGKILKPHGNPSRFEGFVERSFNRLASGYQRSLAFVLQSVWVVVFFALVLLASIYFMLQLSQNELAPPEDQGILLFMGTAPQTATLEYMEGYGNQMQEIFEELPGYDETFLLIGRGSANSMFGGFKMKPWDEREISQFEVEPLMQQAMSRIPGVRISVFPRPPIPGAGNGLPLQFVITSGKSYEEIDTLADELLGSAMASGNFMFLQKSIEINRPINKIVIDRDRAADLGLSMGDIGRSLSNMLGGGYINRFNMQGRSYEVIPQVERSARASIDDLKNYYIRADSGDLIPLSNLVDFEQQVEPSSRTQHNQLNAIALEGVTQPGVAMGDAITFLERKAAELFPAGFNYDYKGQSRQFKQQGGALMVTFFLSLLVIYLVLAAQFESWRDPIIILVTVPLSVAGAMAFIMMGAATMNIYTQVGLITLIGVVSKNGILIVEFANQLQADRQLSKLDAVIEASAIRLRPILMTSVALVVAMVPLLMAAGPGAESRFAIGLTIATGLGIGTLLTLFVLPAFYCLLAGSHQKAH
- a CDS encoding MBL fold metallo-hydrolase: MLFRQLFDNTSSTYTYLLADETTLRAILIDPVFEQAQRDMALLRELNLSLALVVDTHAHADHVTAAWLLQQKTGCQIASAKVIGAEHVNLALEDGQVFGVDGIQLKALSTPGHTNGCMSYVLEDQSMVFTGDTLLIRGCGRSDFQEGSAHNLFHSITEKLFSLPDHYMVYPAHDYNGRTQSTIGEEKAFNARVGGGADEHDFVEYMHAMKLPHPKKIDEAVPANHRSGCPENGLLPEEPDWGDIKVTYAGVPEVDIDWLQSHRSEVTLLDVRDIDEVRSDNSPVLQSDLLIPLDKLRQQVADVPSERPVVALCRSGRRSAMAVSILTEAGIQQVASLRGGIIASL